One genomic segment of Flexivirga aerilata includes these proteins:
- a CDS encoding NAD-dependent epimerase/dehydratase family protein has product MRAVVTGGAGFLGSHLSQTLVERGDEVVAVDNFCTGSPANVGHLHDSGRFTLLEQDLTAGLDVDGPVDLVLHFASPASPVDYLRMPIETLRVGSVGTGHALDLARDKGARFVLASTSEVYGDPQVHPQREDYWGHVNPVGPRGVYDEAKRYAEALTLAYRGSHGVDTGIVRIFNTFGPRMRPNDGRAIPNFVRQALAGEPVTVAGDGLQTRSICYVDDLVAGILAMASTGHPGPVNIGNPHEISMVDLAGWIVKLANSGSAVTHIERPVDDPTVRRPDTTLARELLGWEPKIQIEDGLRRTIGWFRDHAAAEPVLSPEATTEILTGHER; this is encoded by the coding sequence GTGCGGGCCGTGGTGACCGGCGGTGCGGGCTTCCTCGGCTCGCACCTGTCGCAGACCCTTGTGGAGCGCGGCGACGAGGTCGTCGCGGTCGACAACTTCTGCACCGGCAGCCCGGCCAACGTCGGGCACCTGCACGACTCGGGCCGGTTCACCCTGCTGGAGCAGGACCTGACCGCCGGCCTGGACGTCGACGGCCCGGTCGACCTGGTGCTGCATTTCGCCAGCCCGGCCTCACCGGTCGACTACCTGCGGATGCCGATCGAGACGCTCCGGGTGGGCTCGGTCGGCACCGGGCACGCGCTCGACCTGGCCCGCGACAAGGGCGCCCGGTTCGTGCTCGCCTCCACCTCCGAGGTGTATGGCGACCCGCAGGTGCACCCGCAGCGCGAGGACTATTGGGGCCACGTCAACCCGGTCGGCCCGCGGGGTGTCTACGACGAGGCCAAGCGCTACGCCGAGGCGCTGACCCTGGCCTACCGCGGCAGCCACGGCGTCGACACCGGCATCGTGCGGATCTTCAACACCTTCGGGCCGCGCATGCGTCCGAACGACGGCCGCGCCATCCCCAACTTCGTGCGGCAGGCGCTGGCCGGCGAGCCGGTGACGGTCGCCGGTGACGGTCTGCAGACCCGGTCGATCTGTTACGTCGACGACCTGGTCGCCGGCATCCTCGCGATGGCGTCGACCGGTCACCCGGGCCCGGTGAACATCGGCAACCCGCACGAGATCTCGATGGTCGATCTCGCGGGATGGATTGTGAAACTTGCCAATTCGGGCTCTGCGGTCACCCACATCGAGCGACCGGTGGACGACCCGACCGTGCGACGCCCGGACACCACGCTCGCTCGCGAGCTGCTCGGCTGGGAGCCGAAGATCCAGATCGAGGACGGCCTGCGGCGCACGATCGGCTGGTTCCGCGACCACGCGGCCGCCGAGCCGGTGCTCTCGCCGGAGGCGACCACCGAGATCCTCACGGGGCACGAGCGCTAA
- a CDS encoding D-glycero-alpha-D-manno-heptose-1,7-bisphosphate 7-phosphatase, with the protein MPGELTTAELLGEETAPIGRPAPGAPFDVVFLDRDGTLNVHRPGYIADPAALELLPGAAEAVRRCNAAGCAVVLVTNQRGMATGQLSRAQLLAVHRALAERLGAAGAHLDAIQVCPHQTGTCDCRKPLPGLLLRAFARAGWARPARCVLIGDQPGDLEAAAAAGVPSYRVGPEVPLLDVVRHIVSGSQRTV; encoded by the coding sequence ATGCCGGGAGAGCTGACCACCGCCGAACTCCTCGGTGAGGAGACCGCACCCATCGGGCGGCCGGCCCCCGGCGCACCCTTCGACGTCGTCTTCCTGGACCGCGACGGCACGCTCAACGTGCACCGTCCCGGCTACATCGCCGACCCGGCCGCGCTGGAGCTGCTGCCCGGCGCCGCCGAGGCCGTGCGACGCTGCAACGCGGCCGGGTGCGCGGTCGTGCTGGTCACCAACCAGCGCGGTATGGCGACGGGGCAGTTGTCGCGCGCGCAGCTGCTGGCCGTGCACCGCGCCCTGGCCGAGCGCCTCGGCGCCGCCGGTGCCCACCTGGACGCGATCCAGGTGTGCCCGCACCAGACGGGCACCTGCGACTGCCGCAAGCCGCTGCCCGGTCTGCTGCTGCGCGCGTTCGCCCGCGCCGGCTGGGCACGGCCCGCCCGATGCGTGCTGATCGGCGACCAGCCCGGCGACCTGGAGGCGGCCGCCGCGGCGGGCGTCCCGTCATACCGGGTGGGTCCGGAGGTGCCGCTGCTCGACGTGGTGCGGCACATCGTTTCCGGCTCGCAGCGGACGGTGTGA
- a CDS encoding D-sedoheptulose-7-phosphate isomerase: protein MPTGHALHDVGPERRGPAIAIQHQQGIASWAKLVEELTDPRLVEQVDAAGTALLNALVEGHTLLVAGNGGSAAIASHIAAEFIGKCIHDRAPLPAVNLAESLSSITAVGNDYGYEETFARGVSALGRPGDVLLAMSTSGASPNILRALQVARDAGLRTIALTGARGSNLHGAADHVLVVPSTDTPRIQEVHMLWTHTWCEAVDVVCRES from the coding sequence ATGCCGACCGGACACGCGCTGCACGACGTCGGGCCCGAGCGGCGGGGGCCCGCGATCGCCATACAGCATCAACAGGGGATCGCCTCCTGGGCCAAGCTGGTCGAGGAGCTGACCGACCCGCGGCTCGTCGAGCAGGTGGACGCGGCCGGCACGGCGCTGCTGAACGCGCTGGTGGAGGGGCACACCCTGCTGGTCGCCGGCAACGGCGGCAGCGCCGCGATCGCCAGCCACATCGCCGCCGAGTTCATCGGCAAGTGCATCCACGATCGTGCGCCGCTGCCCGCGGTCAACCTCGCCGAGTCGCTGAGCTCGATCACCGCGGTCGGCAACGACTACGGCTACGAGGAGACCTTCGCCCGCGGAGTCTCCGCGCTCGGCCGGCCGGGCGACGTGCTGCTCGCGATGAGCACCAGCGGCGCCAGCCCCAACATCCTGCGCGCCCTGCAGGTGGCCCGCGACGCCGGGCTGCGCACCATCGCGCTGACCGGCGCCCGCGGCAGCAACCTGCACGGCGCCGCCGACCACGTGCTGGTCGTGCCGAGCACGGACACCCCGCGCATCCAGGAGGTGCACATGCTGTGGACCCACACCTGGTGCGAGGCGGTCGACGTCGTATGCCGGGAGAGCTGA
- a CDS encoding porin PorA family protein — protein MRKSAIVIGFGAFFLTMALLLKFYAYDKLAVIPMDQNTGQVAVDKNAYLFDAGTLKFQRATLTTRITAVVDKPASEDHGDNVVVFDKNQFSTIPQTKTPQQAVTERIAVDRHTGLPVNCCNDSQNGKPVKHEGYTVKFPFGVDKGKTYQYWDASIMKPMDMKYAGTDKLNGLSVYRFEGSVPRQTLKATPTKDAPGFLFGGAQDSPGVTADWSYSVDRTIWVEPETGAFIKVGEAQKQWLTNPANDKSVQVLTTNSIFDDATVKKNVDDYKTKSMQLKALKLAPWILGILGVLLLIGGVVLAALLGRNRAADRRAADDDYADDRAYDDDTVAYDDDPDATDAGLRSSRHAARDDR, from the coding sequence GTGCGGAAGTCCGCGATAGTCATCGGTTTCGGTGCGTTCTTCCTGACCATGGCGTTACTGCTGAAGTTCTACGCCTACGACAAACTCGCCGTGATCCCGATGGATCAGAACACCGGCCAGGTTGCGGTCGACAAGAACGCCTACCTCTTCGACGCCGGCACGCTGAAATTCCAGCGCGCGACGTTGACCACGCGCATCACCGCGGTGGTGGACAAACCGGCGAGCGAGGACCACGGCGACAACGTGGTGGTCTTCGACAAGAACCAGTTCTCGACGATCCCGCAGACCAAGACGCCGCAGCAGGCGGTCACCGAGCGGATCGCGGTCGACCGGCACACCGGTCTGCCGGTCAACTGCTGCAACGACTCGCAGAACGGCAAGCCGGTCAAGCACGAGGGCTACACCGTCAAGTTCCCGTTCGGCGTCGACAAGGGCAAGACGTACCAGTACTGGGACGCGTCGATCATGAAGCCGATGGACATGAAGTACGCCGGCACCGACAAGCTCAACGGGCTGAGCGTCTACCGGTTCGAGGGTTCCGTGCCGCGGCAGACCCTCAAGGCGACCCCGACCAAGGACGCCCCCGGTTTCCTCTTCGGCGGAGCGCAGGACAGCCCCGGGGTGACCGCCGACTGGTCCTACTCGGTGGACCGCACGATCTGGGTGGAGCCCGAGACCGGTGCGTTCATCAAGGTCGGTGAGGCGCAGAAGCAGTGGCTGACCAACCCGGCGAACGACAAGTCGGTGCAGGTGCTGACCACCAACTCGATCTTCGACGACGCGACCGTGAAGAAGAACGTTGACGACTACAAGACCAAGTCGATGCAGCTGAAGGCGCTGAAGCTGGCGCCGTGGATCCTCGGCATCCTCGGGGTCCTGCTGCTGATCGGCGGAGTCGTGCTCGCCGCGCTGCTCGGGCGCAACCGCGCCGCCGACCGCCGCGCCGCGGACGACGACTACGCCGACGACCGTGCGTATGACGACGACACCGTCGCGTACGACGACGACCCCGACGCCACCGACGCGGGCCTGCGCTCGTCCCGGCACGCCGCGCGCGACGATCGGTAG